The proteins below are encoded in one region of Drosophila santomea strain STO CAGO 1482 chromosome 2R, Prin_Dsan_1.1, whole genome shotgun sequence:
- the LOC120445031 gene encoding trehalase isoform X1 has product MFKFSTISLLLVSWSCLVAVSQAKSYSLPDLTTDYDNAIPAEEEEAAQDPFASCEIYCEGNLLHTIQTAVPKLFADSKTFVDMKLNNSPDKTLADFNAMMEAKNQTPTSEDLKKFVDEYFSAPGTELEAWTPSDWKESPSFLDLISDPDLKQWGVELNSIWKDLGRKMKDEVSKNPEYYSIIPVPNPVIVPGGRFIEFYYWDSYWIIRGLLYSQMYDTARGMIENFLSIVNRFGFIPNGGRVYYHGRSQPPLLTGMVKSYVDFTNNDKFAIDALDTLEHEFEYFVNNHNVTVKNHILCVYRDSSSGPRPESYREDVETGEEFPTDEAKELHYSELKAGAESGMDFSSRWFISPTGTNDGNRTALSTTSIVPVDLNAYLYWNAKLIAEFHSKAGNTKKVTEYETKAEKILLGIQEVLWNEEAGVWLDYDMINQKPRDYYTPTNLSPLWVKAFNISESEKISASVMAYIERNKLDSYPGGVPNTLSYTGEQWDAPNVWAPMQYILVEGLNNLNTPEAKNMSLKWATRWVKTNFAAFSKDRHMYEKYNADEFGVGGGGGEYEVQTGFGWSNGVIIEWLSKHGREISTGGSGGGGAAGTRVMGVVVVAAVALVAVIVGRFLWKS; this is encoded by the exons ATGTTCAAGTTTTCCACCATCAGCCTGCTCCTCGTGAGCTGGAGTTGCCTGGTGGCCGTGTCCCAGGCTAAGTCCTACAGCCTACCCGATCTCACCACCGACTATGACAATGCCATTCccgccgaggaggaggaggcggcaCAGGATCCATTCGCCAGCTG TGAAATCTACTGCGAGGGCAATCTGTTGCACACCATCCAAACAGCAGTGCCTAAATTGTTTGCGGATTCGAAAACCTTTGTGGACATGAAACTGAACAATTCGCCCGACAAGACGCTCGCAGACTTCAATGCTATGATGGAGGCCAAGAATCAGACGCCCACCAGTGAGGATCTCAAGAAGTTTGTCGAT GAATACTTCAGTGCACCTGGCACTGAACTTGAGGCATGGACGCCCTCCGACTGGAAGGAGAGTCCCAGTTTCCTGGATTTGATCTCCGACCCAGATCTTAAGCAATGGGGCGTGGAGCTGAATAGCATTTGGAAGGACTTGGGACGCAAGATGAAGGACGAAGTATCAAAGAATCCCGAGTACTACTCGATCATTCCCGTGCCCAATCCCGTGATCGTGCCCGGCGGTCGTTTCATTGAGTTCTACTACTGGGACTCCTACTGGATCATCCGTGGACTCCTCTACAGCCAGATGTATGACACAGCGCGCGGCATGATTGAGAACTTCCTATCCATTGTGAATCGTTTCGGTTTTATTCCCAACGGCGGTCGCGTCTACTACCACGGTCGCTCCCAGCCTCCACTTCTAACCGGAATGGTCAAGTCGTACGTGGACTTCACCAATAATGACAAGTTCGCCATTGATGCCTTGGACACGTTGGAACACGAGTTCGAGTACTTTGTGAACAATCACAATGTGACGGTGAAGAATCACATTCTGTGTGTGTACCGTGATTCGTCGTCCGGACCGCGACCAGAATCCTATAGAGAGGATGTGGAGACCGGCGAGGAGTTCCCCACTGATGAGGCCAAGGAACTCCATTACAGTGAACTCAAGGCAGGCGCCGAATCGGGAATGGACTTCAGCTCACGCTGGTTCATCTCACCCACTGGAACCAATGATGGAAACCGCACCGCCCTGAGTACCACCTCAATTGTGCCCGTCGACCTGAATGCCTATCTTTACTGGAACGCCAAGTTAATTGCCGAATTCCACTCCAAAGCTGGCAACACCAAGAAGGTCACCGAGTACGAGACCAAGGCCGAGAAAATTCTGCTG GGTATCCAGGAAGTTTTGTGGAACGAGGAGGCCGGTGTCTGGTTGGACTACGATATGATAAACCAGAAGCCGCGCGACTATTATACGCCTACCAATCTCTCGCCGCTGTGGGTGAAGGCCTTCAACATTTCGGAATCCGAAAAGATCTCGGCTTCTGTTATGGCCTACATTGAGAGGAACAAGTTGGACAGCTACCCTGGTGGAGTGCCCAACACATTGAGCTACACCGGAGAACAGTGGGATGCGCCCAATGTGTGGGCTCCGATGCAGTACATCCTGGTCGAGGGCCTGAACAACCTGAACACGCCCGAGGCAAAGAATATGTCACTGAAGTGGGCCACCAGGTGGGTGAAGACCAACTTCGCGGCGTTTAGCAAGGACAGGCACATGTACGAGAAG TACAACGCCGATGAGTTCGGAGTTGGAGGCGGCGGTGGGGAGTACGAGGTACAGACTGGATTCGGTTGGTCCAACGGTGTCATCATCGAGTGGCTGAGCAAGCACGGGCGTGAAATTTCAACCGGTGGATCCGGTGGAGGCGGCGCAGCAG GTACTCGTGTGATGGGCGTCGTAGTCGTGGCAGCTGTGGCTTTAGTTGCTGTGATAGTGGGTCGTTTTCTATG GAAAAGTTAG
- the LOC120445031 gene encoding trehalase isoform X3: MASNSANPLSNHKMNGNGEIYCEGNLLHTIQTAVPKLFADSKTFVDMKLNNSPDKTLADFNAMMEAKNQTPTSEDLKKFVDEYFSAPGTELEAWTPSDWKESPSFLDLISDPDLKQWGVELNSIWKDLGRKMKDEVSKNPEYYSIIPVPNPVIVPGGRFIEFYYWDSYWIIRGLLYSQMYDTARGMIENFLSIVNRFGFIPNGGRVYYHGRSQPPLLTGMVKSYVDFTNNDKFAIDALDTLEHEFEYFVNNHNVTVKNHILCVYRDSSSGPRPESYREDVETGEEFPTDEAKELHYSELKAGAESGMDFSSRWFISPTGTNDGNRTALSTTSIVPVDLNAYLYWNAKLIAEFHSKAGNTKKVTEYETKAEKILLGIQEVLWNEEAGVWLDYDMINQKPRDYYTPTNLSPLWVKAFNISESEKISASVMAYIERNKLDSYPGGVPNTLSYTGEQWDAPNVWAPMQYILVEGLNNLNTPEAKNMSLKWATRWVKTNFAAFSKDRHMYEKYNADEFGVGGGGGEYEVQTGFGWSNGVIIEWLSKHGREISTGGSGGGGAAGTRVMGVVVVAAVALVAVIVGRFLWKS, translated from the exons ATGGCGTCGAACTCAGCAAATCCATTGAGCAATCACAAAATGAACGGAAATGG TGAAATCTACTGCGAGGGCAATCTGTTGCACACCATCCAAACAGCAGTGCCTAAATTGTTTGCGGATTCGAAAACCTTTGTGGACATGAAACTGAACAATTCGCCCGACAAGACGCTCGCAGACTTCAATGCTATGATGGAGGCCAAGAATCAGACGCCCACCAGTGAGGATCTCAAGAAGTTTGTCGAT GAATACTTCAGTGCACCTGGCACTGAACTTGAGGCATGGACGCCCTCCGACTGGAAGGAGAGTCCCAGTTTCCTGGATTTGATCTCCGACCCAGATCTTAAGCAATGGGGCGTGGAGCTGAATAGCATTTGGAAGGACTTGGGACGCAAGATGAAGGACGAAGTATCAAAGAATCCCGAGTACTACTCGATCATTCCCGTGCCCAATCCCGTGATCGTGCCCGGCGGTCGTTTCATTGAGTTCTACTACTGGGACTCCTACTGGATCATCCGTGGACTCCTCTACAGCCAGATGTATGACACAGCGCGCGGCATGATTGAGAACTTCCTATCCATTGTGAATCGTTTCGGTTTTATTCCCAACGGCGGTCGCGTCTACTACCACGGTCGCTCCCAGCCTCCACTTCTAACCGGAATGGTCAAGTCGTACGTGGACTTCACCAATAATGACAAGTTCGCCATTGATGCCTTGGACACGTTGGAACACGAGTTCGAGTACTTTGTGAACAATCACAATGTGACGGTGAAGAATCACATTCTGTGTGTGTACCGTGATTCGTCGTCCGGACCGCGACCAGAATCCTATAGAGAGGATGTGGAGACCGGCGAGGAGTTCCCCACTGATGAGGCCAAGGAACTCCATTACAGTGAACTCAAGGCAGGCGCCGAATCGGGAATGGACTTCAGCTCACGCTGGTTCATCTCACCCACTGGAACCAATGATGGAAACCGCACCGCCCTGAGTACCACCTCAATTGTGCCCGTCGACCTGAATGCCTATCTTTACTGGAACGCCAAGTTAATTGCCGAATTCCACTCCAAAGCTGGCAACACCAAGAAGGTCACCGAGTACGAGACCAAGGCCGAGAAAATTCTGCTG GGTATCCAGGAAGTTTTGTGGAACGAGGAGGCCGGTGTCTGGTTGGACTACGATATGATAAACCAGAAGCCGCGCGACTATTATACGCCTACCAATCTCTCGCCGCTGTGGGTGAAGGCCTTCAACATTTCGGAATCCGAAAAGATCTCGGCTTCTGTTATGGCCTACATTGAGAGGAACAAGTTGGACAGCTACCCTGGTGGAGTGCCCAACACATTGAGCTACACCGGAGAACAGTGGGATGCGCCCAATGTGTGGGCTCCGATGCAGTACATCCTGGTCGAGGGCCTGAACAACCTGAACACGCCCGAGGCAAAGAATATGTCACTGAAGTGGGCCACCAGGTGGGTGAAGACCAACTTCGCGGCGTTTAGCAAGGACAGGCACATGTACGAGAAG TACAACGCCGATGAGTTCGGAGTTGGAGGCGGCGGTGGGGAGTACGAGGTACAGACTGGATTCGGTTGGTCCAACGGTGTCATCATCGAGTGGCTGAGCAAGCACGGGCGTGAAATTTCAACCGGTGGATCCGGTGGAGGCGGCGCAGCAG GTACTCGTGTGATGGGCGTCGTAGTCGTGGCAGCTGTGGCTTTAGTTGCTGTGATAGTGGGTCGTTTTCTATG GAAAAGTTAG
- the LOC120445031 gene encoding trehalase isoform X2: MFKFSTISLLLVSWSCLVAVSQAKSYSLPDLTTDYDNAIPAEEEEAAQDPFASCEIYCEGNLLHTIQTAVPKLFADSKTFVDMKLNNSPDKTLADFNAMMEAKNQTPTSEDLKKFVDEYFSAPGTELEAWTPSDWKESPSFLDLISDPDLKQWGVELNSIWKDLGRKMKDEVSKNPEYYSIIPVPNPVIVPGGRFIEFYYWDSYWIIRGLLYSQMYDTARGMIENFLSIVNRFGFIPNGGRVYYHGRSQPPLLTGMVKSYVDFTNNDKFAIDALDTLEHEFEYFVNNHNVTVKNHILCVYRDSSSGPRPESYREDVETGEEFPTDEAKELHYSELKAGAESGMDFSSRWFISPTGTNDGNRTALSTTSIVPVDLNAYLYWNAKLIAEFHSKAGNTKKVTEYETKAEKILLGIQEVLWNEEAGVWLDYDMINQKPRDYYTPTNLSPLWVKAFNISESEKISASVMAYIERNKLDSYPGGVPNTLSYTGEQWDAPNVWAPMQYILVEGLNNLNTPEAKNMSLKWATRWVKTNFAAFSKDRHMYEKYNADEFGVGGGGGEYEVQTGFGWSNGVIIEWLSKHGREISTGGSGGGGAAGTRVMGVVVVAAVALVAVIVGRFLW; this comes from the exons ATGTTCAAGTTTTCCACCATCAGCCTGCTCCTCGTGAGCTGGAGTTGCCTGGTGGCCGTGTCCCAGGCTAAGTCCTACAGCCTACCCGATCTCACCACCGACTATGACAATGCCATTCccgccgaggaggaggaggcggcaCAGGATCCATTCGCCAGCTG TGAAATCTACTGCGAGGGCAATCTGTTGCACACCATCCAAACAGCAGTGCCTAAATTGTTTGCGGATTCGAAAACCTTTGTGGACATGAAACTGAACAATTCGCCCGACAAGACGCTCGCAGACTTCAATGCTATGATGGAGGCCAAGAATCAGACGCCCACCAGTGAGGATCTCAAGAAGTTTGTCGAT GAATACTTCAGTGCACCTGGCACTGAACTTGAGGCATGGACGCCCTCCGACTGGAAGGAGAGTCCCAGTTTCCTGGATTTGATCTCCGACCCAGATCTTAAGCAATGGGGCGTGGAGCTGAATAGCATTTGGAAGGACTTGGGACGCAAGATGAAGGACGAAGTATCAAAGAATCCCGAGTACTACTCGATCATTCCCGTGCCCAATCCCGTGATCGTGCCCGGCGGTCGTTTCATTGAGTTCTACTACTGGGACTCCTACTGGATCATCCGTGGACTCCTCTACAGCCAGATGTATGACACAGCGCGCGGCATGATTGAGAACTTCCTATCCATTGTGAATCGTTTCGGTTTTATTCCCAACGGCGGTCGCGTCTACTACCACGGTCGCTCCCAGCCTCCACTTCTAACCGGAATGGTCAAGTCGTACGTGGACTTCACCAATAATGACAAGTTCGCCATTGATGCCTTGGACACGTTGGAACACGAGTTCGAGTACTTTGTGAACAATCACAATGTGACGGTGAAGAATCACATTCTGTGTGTGTACCGTGATTCGTCGTCCGGACCGCGACCAGAATCCTATAGAGAGGATGTGGAGACCGGCGAGGAGTTCCCCACTGATGAGGCCAAGGAACTCCATTACAGTGAACTCAAGGCAGGCGCCGAATCGGGAATGGACTTCAGCTCACGCTGGTTCATCTCACCCACTGGAACCAATGATGGAAACCGCACCGCCCTGAGTACCACCTCAATTGTGCCCGTCGACCTGAATGCCTATCTTTACTGGAACGCCAAGTTAATTGCCGAATTCCACTCCAAAGCTGGCAACACCAAGAAGGTCACCGAGTACGAGACCAAGGCCGAGAAAATTCTGCTG GGTATCCAGGAAGTTTTGTGGAACGAGGAGGCCGGTGTCTGGTTGGACTACGATATGATAAACCAGAAGCCGCGCGACTATTATACGCCTACCAATCTCTCGCCGCTGTGGGTGAAGGCCTTCAACATTTCGGAATCCGAAAAGATCTCGGCTTCTGTTATGGCCTACATTGAGAGGAACAAGTTGGACAGCTACCCTGGTGGAGTGCCCAACACATTGAGCTACACCGGAGAACAGTGGGATGCGCCCAATGTGTGGGCTCCGATGCAGTACATCCTGGTCGAGGGCCTGAACAACCTGAACACGCCCGAGGCAAAGAATATGTCACTGAAGTGGGCCACCAGGTGGGTGAAGACCAACTTCGCGGCGTTTAGCAAGGACAGGCACATGTACGAGAAG TACAACGCCGATGAGTTCGGAGTTGGAGGCGGCGGTGGGGAGTACGAGGTACAGACTGGATTCGGTTGGTCCAACGGTGTCATCATCGAGTGGCTGAGCAAGCACGGGCGTGAAATTTCAACCGGTGGATCCGGTGGAGGCGGCGCAGCAG GTACTCGTGTGATGGGCGTCGTAGTCGTGGCAGCTGTGGCTTTAGTTGCTGTGATAGTGGGTCGTTTTCTATGGTGA